The following coding sequences lie in one Desulfitibacter alkalitolerans DSM 16504 genomic window:
- a CDS encoding ATP-binding protein codes for MIRRIVSINEEKCNGCGLCIPACHEGAIQIIDGKAKLLEDKLCDGIGDCLGECPLGAIEIIEREADEFDEEAVKEHLAKLENKAKPQDRHKIPCGCPGTMSRMFEDKVEEDTEEGETAEVKSTLRQWPVQLSLVPVNAPYFENAELLIAADCAPFAYGNFHQLQKGKAIAIGCPKLDDGNYYADKLTQILKSNNIRKITVARMEVPCCGGLNSIVNHAVAQSGKEIPVETKTISIQGKIIS; via the coding sequence ATGATTAGAAGAATAGTTAGCATTAACGAAGAAAAATGTAATGGATGTGGTCTTTGTATACCAGCCTGTCATGAAGGTGCAATTCAAATTATTGATGGCAAGGCAAAGCTTTTAGAAGATAAGTTATGTGACGGGATTGGTGACTGCCTGGGAGAATGTCCATTGGGAGCAATTGAAATAATTGAAAGAGAAGCAGATGAATTTGATGAAGAGGCTGTAAAGGAACACCTTGCTAAATTGGAGAATAAGGCTAAACCGCAGGATAGACACAAAATCCCATGTGGCTGCCCGGGAACAATGAGTAGAATGTTTGAAGATAAAGTAGAGGAAGATACTGAAGAGGGTGAGACTGCAGAAGTAAAATCTACCTTAAGACAATGGCCAGTGCAGCTGAGCCTAGTACCTGTAAATGCACCTTACTTTGAAAATGCAGAATTGTTAATTGCAGCAGACTGTGCACCCTTTGCATACGGAAATTTCCATCAGCTGCAAAAAGGCAAAGCCATTGCAATTGGATGTCCAAAATTAGATGATGGAAATTACTATGCAGATAAGCTTACACAGATACTAAAATCCAATAATATCCGCAAAATAACTGTTGCTCGTATGGAGGTTCCCTGCTGCGGAGGATTAAACAGCATTGTTAATCACGCAGTAGCCCAATCAGGCAAGGAAATACCAGTAGAGACTAAAACTATTTCTATTCAAGGAAAAATCATTAGTTAG
- a CDS encoding trimethylamine methyltransferase family protein: MIKSKVTTISEEQIKQIHNSALEILEDTGVVVHHDEALKLLKEAGCIVENSNRVYIPTGLVEKAIATVPTRITLYDRKGTPRIFLQDWEISYGTGSDTINYLDPYTGERRKWQKKDVENAVKVCDFLPHIDFVMSMGNIVDVHKKMINREQYALMLLNSTKPQVVIAEDDKALADITAMAAAVVGGREVLKRKPLFMVYCEPTSPLQLPYESVAKVLLAAETSVPTNFACGGLSGGTVPMTVGGSVLQAHTEALSGMVIHQLKNPGAPFVYGYGITPLDMRTLQSVYTSAESMAAQGMLCDIARYFNLPSWGYAGCSSSKTVDEQAVMEATMFTLMGALQGCNLMHDVFYLEFGLTGALEMIVISDDTINRVKHMIKGVDTSREALGVDTIKMVGPGGNFMGTQHTVDNFRRGWSTDLCDLQGYEGWERSGKLTLFDRANKRVKEILENHQPEPVNELQEKEIAKILADAESKL; encoded by the coding sequence ATGATTAAGAGTAAAGTAACAACAATATCAGAGGAACAAATAAAGCAAATCCATAATTCAGCATTGGAGATATTAGAGGATACTGGAGTCGTTGTCCATCATGATGAGGCACTAAAACTCCTAAAGGAAGCAGGTTGTATTGTAGAAAACAGCAATAGAGTTTATATTCCTACAGGTTTAGTTGAAAAGGCTATTGCTACAGTGCCAACAAGGATCACCTTATATGACAGAAAGGGAACCCCTAGAATATTCCTGCAGGACTGGGAAATAAGCTATGGTACTGGCTCAGATACAATTAACTATTTAGATCCCTACACAGGAGAAAGAAGAAAGTGGCAGAAAAAAGATGTGGAAAATGCCGTAAAGGTGTGTGATTTCTTACCTCACATTGATTTTGTCATGTCCATGGGAAATATTGTAGATGTACACAAGAAAATGATAAACAGAGAGCAATATGCTCTTATGCTGTTAAATAGTACCAAGCCCCAGGTTGTCATTGCTGAAGATGATAAAGCCCTGGCAGATATAACGGCAATGGCTGCTGCAGTTGTAGGTGGAAGGGAAGTTTTGAAAAGAAAACCACTTTTCATGGTATACTGTGAGCCTACTTCACCTCTGCAGCTGCCATATGAATCTGTTGCCAAGGTCCTTTTAGCAGCAGAAACAAGTGTACCAACCAACTTTGCCTGTGGAGGCTTAAGTGGAGGTACAGTGCCAATGACTGTTGGAGGAAGTGTGTTGCAGGCACATACAGAAGCATTAAGTGGAATGGTCATTCACCAACTAAAAAATCCAGGTGCACCATTTGTGTATGGTTATGGGATTACTCCTCTTGATATGAGAACCCTACAGTCGGTTTATACGTCTGCTGAATCCATGGCTGCTCAGGGAATGCTGTGTGATATAGCAAGATATTTTAATTTGCCATCCTGGGGATATGCTGGCTGCAGCAGTTCCAAGACAGTAGATGAGCAGGCCGTTATGGAGGCTACAATGTTTACCCTTATGGGGGCCCTCCAGGGGTGTAACCTAATGCATGACGTATTCTACTTGGAATTCGGTCTGACTGGTGCCCTTGAAATGATTGTCATTAGTGATGATACAATCAATAGGGTGAAACACATGATTAAAGGCGTTGATACAAGCAGAGAGGCCCTGGGAGTTGATACCATAAAGATGGTAGGTCCAGGTGGAAACTTCATGGGAACCCAGCACACGGTAGATAATTTTAGAAGAGGCTGGTCCACAGATCTATGTGATCTTCAAGGCTATGAAGGATGGGAAAGAAGCGGCAAGCTGACCTTATTTGATAGAGCCAACAAGAGGGTTAAAGAGATACTTGAAAATCATCAGCCAGAGCCTGTTAATGAACTGCAAGAAAAGGAAATTGCAAAGATTTTAGCAGATGCGGAAAGTAAGCTGTAG